The Populus alba chromosome 4, ASM523922v2, whole genome shotgun sequence genome contains a region encoding:
- the LOC118040438 gene encoding probable 26S proteasome non-ATPase regulatory subunit 3 produces the protein MTQDVEMKEQQQQPSNSTTSSSPSTFHHLKEIASLIETGAYAKEARRIVRAVRLTMTLRRKLKASVLSAFLNFALSAGSEPFNRLISYLPKEDAHEMEVDSVTSVTQAPAKYPLPELEIYCYLLVLIFLIDQKKYNEAKTCSSASIARLKNLNRRTVDVLASRLYSYYSLSYELTGDLAEIRGNLLALHRVATLRHDELGQETLLNLLLRNYLHYNLYDQAEKLRSKAPRFEAHSNQQFCRYLFYLGKIRTIQLEYTDAKESLLQAARKAPAAALGFRVLCNKWAVIVRLLLGEIPERTVFMQKGMENALRPYFELTNAVRIGDLELFKSIAEKFSSTFNADRTLNLIVRLRHNVIRTGLRNISISYSRISLADVAKKLRLDSANPVAEAESIVAKAIRDGAIDATLDHANGWMVSKETGDIYSTNEPQIAFNSRIAFCLNMHNEAVRALRFPPNSHKEKESAEKRRERQQQEQELAKHIAEEDDDEF, from the exons ATGACTCAAGACGTCGAGATGaaagagcagcagcagcaaccctCTAATTCCACCACGTCATCCTCTCCTTCCACTTTCCACC ATTTGAAGGAGATTGCGTCGTTAATTGAGACTGGAGCGTATGCGAAGGAAGCGAGGAGGATTGTGAGAGCTGTGAGACTGACTATGACTCTGAGGAGAAAGTTGAAAGCTTCTGTGCTCTCTGCTTTTCTTAATTTTGCTCTTTCGGCGGGATCCGAGCCGTTTAATCGGTTAATTTCCTATCTTCCTAAG GAAGATGCGCATGAAATGGAGGTTGATTCTGTGACATCTGTGACTCAAGCTCCTGCAAAATATCCCTTACCGGAACTGGAGATATATTGCTACCTGTTGGTGTTGATATTTCTGATTGATCAGAAGAAATATAATGAG GCCAAAACTTGTTCATCAGCTAGCATTGCTCGCTTGAAGAATCTAAACAGGAGGACTGTTGATGTTCTGGCATCAAGGCTTTATTCTTACTACTCACTTAGCTATGAACTCACTGGTGATCTTGCTGAAATCAGAGG TAACCTCCTTGCTCTTCACCGGGTTGCAACATTGCGCCATGATGAGCTGGGCCAG GAAACACTTCTCAACCTACTGCTCCGGAATTACCTCCATTACAATTTATATGATCAGGCAGAGAAGTTGAGGTCAAAGGCCCCGCGATTTGAGGCTCATTCAAATCAGCAG TTCTGTCGGTATCTCTTCTACTTGGGAAAGATCAGGACAATTCAGTTGGAGTATACTGATGCAAAAGAATCTCTCCTTCAAGCTGCACGTAAAGCCCCTGCCGCAGCCCTTGGTTTTCGAGTTCTATGCAACAAGTGGGCAGTTATTGTCAGATTGCTGCTAGGAGAAATCCCTGAGAGGACTGTTTTTATGCAGAAAGGCATGGAAAATGCTCTGAGGCCATACTTTGAGCTCACAAAT GCTGTGCGAATAGGGGACTTGGAGCTCTTTAAGTCCATCGCTGAGAAGTTCTCCTCCACTTTTAACGCAGACAGGACCCTCAACTTAATTGTTAGACTGCGGCACAATGTTATAAGGACTGGACTTCGCAACATCAGTATCTCTTATTCTCGTATTTCACTGGCTGATGTAGCCAAGAAGTTGAGGTTGGACTCTGCAAATCCTGTTGCAGAGGCTGAGAGCATCGTGGCCAAGGCAATACGAGATGGTGCTATTGATGCTACATTGGATCATGCCAATGGATGGATGGTATCTAAGGAAACAGGGGACATATATTCCACAAATGAACCTCAAATTGCATTTAACTCTAGGATTGCCTTCTGCCTTAACATGCATAATGAGGCAGTACGTGCCCTTAGGTTTCCACCGAATTCCCACAAGGAGAAAGAAAGTGctgagaaaaggagagagaggcaACAACAAGAGCAAGAGCTTGCGAAGCACATAGCTGAGGAGGACGATGATGAGTTTTGA
- the LOC118040434 gene encoding monooxygenase 2-like — MELVEEVVIVGAGIAGLATSLGLHRLGIRSLVLESSAGLRVTGFALTTWTNAWRALDAVGVGHSLRQQHGFLDGLVASSTVVSEPDKQISFKVKGTIGDHEVRCVRRKLLLEALEKELPDGTIRYSSKVVSIEESGYLKLVHLADDTIIKTKVLIGCDGVNSVVARFIGFKKPAFAGRSAIRGYADFKVNHGFGSKLLQLFGKGVRSGFLPCDDTTIYWFFTYFPTGQDKELEDNPTEMKQFVLSKLGNVAEHVRTSVELTELDSITSSPLRFRHPWEVLWGNISKGNVSVAGDALHPMTPDIGQGGCAALEDGVVLARCLAEALKKELNVEGKEREREEYKRVEMGLKKYAAERRWRSFELISTAYIVGAIQQSDGKIMNILRDAILAKFLAGLLLKKADFDCGKLNIS, encoded by the exons ATGGAATTAGTTGAAGAAGTGGTGATCGTAGGAGCTGGAATAGCTGGACTTGCAACATCTTTAGGGCTTCACAG GCTTGGAATTCGAAGCTTAGTGCTGGAATCATCAGCCGGTTTGAGGGTCACAGGATTTGCTCTCACAACATGGACTAATGCTTGGAGGGCATTAGATGCTGTTGGTGTAGGTCACTCTCTCCGACAGCAACATGGATTCCTCGATGG ATTAGTTGCTAGCTCTACTGTTGTGAGCGAACCTGACAAACAGATATCTTTTAAGGTCAAAGGGACCAT TGGAGACCACGAGGTTCGTTGCGTGAGAAGAAAATTGTTGCTGGAAGCCCTTGAAAAAGAACTCCCAGATGGTACCATAAGGTACTCCTCCAAGGTGGTTTCTATTGAAGAATCGGGCTACTTAAAGCTGGTGCATCTTGCTGATGATACCATCATCAAAACCAAG GTATTGATTGGTTGTGATGGGGTGAACTCAGTGGTGGCAAGATTTATAGGCTTCAAGAAGCCAGCTTTTGCCGGCCGATCAGCTATACGGGGTTATGCAGATTTTAAGGTTAATCATGGCTTTGGCTCCAAGCTCCTGCAGTTATTTGGCAAAGGGGTTCGATCAGGTTTCCTCCCTTGTGATGATACAACTATATACTGGTTTTTCACTTACTTTCCCACTGGCCAGG ACAAAGAGCTAGAGGATAACCCAACCGAGATGAAGCAATTTGTGCTGAGCAAACTGGGAAATGTAGCTGAGCACGTGAGGACATCTGTGGAACTCACTGAGCTAGATAGCATCACGTCATCTCCTTTAAGGTTTAGGCATCCATGGGAGGTTCTTTGGGGAAATATAAGTAAAGGCAATGTTAGCGTAGCGGGTGATGCTCTCCATCCCATGACACCAGATATTGGCCAGGGTGGGTGTGCTGCTTTAGAAGATGGTGTTGTTCTAGCTAGGTGCCTCGCCGAGGCTTTGAAGAAGGAGTTAAATGTGGAaggtaaagagagagagagagaagaatacAAGAGGGTTGAAATGGGGTTGAAAAAATACGCAGCGGAGAGGAGATGGAGAAGTTTTGAGCTCATAAGCACTGCTTATATTGTTGGTGCTATACAACAAAGTGATggaaaaataatgaacatcTTGAGAGATGCAATTTTGGCTAAATTTCTTGCTGGATTGCTACTAAAGAAAGCTGATTTTGATTGTGGAAAGCTCAATATTTCTTGA
- the LOC118040436 gene encoding monooxygenase 3-like, whose protein sequence is MIISYELVLRKKGKEKKKTLPIGIIRYSSKVVSVEDLGYFKLVHLADGTTIKTKVLIGCDGVNSLVAKLQHTRRPAMRGSADFKANHGFGSKFLQFFGKGFRSGFLPCDDTTTYWFFSWIPSDQGNEQALNFVRIIIKELKDNPAKMKQLVLSNLVNVPDQVRSFVEITELYIDSFMLSPLRYRHPWGVLWGNISRGNACVAGDALHPMTPDIGQGGCSALEDGVVLARCLAEALNEKVSAETKDKDKEEYKRIAKKCAKERRWKSIIF, encoded by the exons ATGATCA TATCCTATGAGCTGGTGTTACGAAAAAaaggtaaggaaaaaaaaaaaaccctcccaATTGGTATCATAAGGTACTCCTCCAAGGTGGTTTCAGTCGAGGATTTAGGCTACTTTAAACTCGTGCATCTCGCTGATGGCACCACCATAAAAACTAAG GTGTTGATTGGGTGTGACGGAGTGAATTCACTGGTGGCAAAGTTGCAACATACAAGGCGACCAGCTATGAGAGGTTCTGCAGATTTCAAGGCTAATCATGGCTTTGGCTCTAAGTTCCTTCAATTCTTTGGAAAAGGGTTTCGATCAGGGTTCCTCCCTTGTGATGATACAACCACATACTGGTTTTTCTCTTGGATTCCCTCTGACCAAGGTAATGAGCAAGCCTTGAACTTTGTCAGA ataataattaaagagtTAAAGGATAATCCAGCCAAGATGAAACAACTTGTACTGAGCAACCTTGTAAATGTGCCTGACCAGGTAAGATCTTTCGTCGAGATCACTGAGCTATATATAGATAGCTTCATGCTATCTCCTTTAAGGTATAGGCATCCATGGGGGGTGCTATGGGGAAATATAAGCAGAGGCAATGCTTGTGTAGCTGGTGATGCTCTACATCCCATGACTCCAGATATTGGCCAAGGTGGGTGTTCTGCTTTAGAAGATGGAGTTGTCTTAGCAAGGTGCCTCGCTGAGGCCTTGAACGAAAAAGTGAGTGCCGAAACGAAGGACAAAGATAAGGAAGAGTACAAGAGGATTGCAAAAAAATGTGCAAAAGAGAGGAGATGGAagagtataattttttaa
- the LOC118040435 gene encoding monooxygenase 2-like isoform X2, translated as MELVEEVVIVGAGIAGLATSLGLHRLGIRSLVLESSAGLRVTGFALTTWTNAWRALDAVGVGHSLRQQHGFLDGGDHEVRCVRRKLLLEALEKELPDGTIRYSSKVVSIEDSGYLKLVHLADDTIIKTKVLIGGDGVNSVVARYIGFKKPAFSGRSAIRGYADFKVNHGFGSKFLLLLGKGVRSGFLPCDDTTIYWFFTYIPTDQDKELEGNPTEMKQFVLSKLGNVPDHARTCVEITELDSITSSPLRFRHPWEVLWGNISKGNVTVAGDALHPMTPDIGQGGCAALEDGVVLARCLAEALKKELNVEGKEREREEYKRVEMGLKKYAAERRWRSFELISTAYIVGAIQQSDGKIMNILRDAIVAKFLAGLLLKKADFDCGKLNIS; from the exons ATGGAATTAGTTGAAGAAGTGGTGATTGTAGGAGCTGGAATAGCTGGACTTGCAACATCTTTAGGGCTTCACAG GCTTGGAATTCGAAGCTTAGTGTTGGAATCATCAGCCGGTTTGAGGGTCACAGGATTTGCTCTCACAACATGGACTAATGCTTGGAGGGCATTAGATGCTGTTGGTGTAGGTCACTCTCTCCGACAGCAACATGGATTCCTCGATGG TGGAGACCATGAGGTTCGTTGCGTGAGAAGAAAATTGTTGCTGGAAGCCCTCGAAAAAGAACTCCCAGATGGTACCATAAGGTACTCCTCCAAGGTGGTTTCTATTGAGGATTCAGGCTACTTAAAGCTGGTGCATCTTGCTGATGATACCATCATCAAAACCAAG GTATTGATTGGTGGTGACGGGGTGAACTCAGTGGTGGCAAGATATATAGGCTTCAAGAAGCCAGCTTTTTCCGGCCGATCAGCTATACGGGGTTATGCAGATTTTAAGGTTAATCATGGCTTTGGCTCCAAGTTCCTGCTGTTACTTGGCAAAGGGGTTCGATCAGGTTTCCTCCCTTGTGATGATACAACTATATACTGGTTTTTCACTTACATTCCCACTGACCAGG ACAAGGAGCTAGAGGGTAACCCAACCGAGATGAAGCAATTTGTGCTGAGCAAACTAGGAAATGTACCTGATCACGCTAGGACATGTGTGGAAATCACTGAGCTAGATAGCATCACGTCATCTCCTTTAAGGTTTAGGCATCCATGGGAGGTTCTATGGGGAAATATAAGTAAAGGCAATGTTACTGTAGCGGGTGATGCTCTCCATCCCATGACACCAGATATTGGCCAGGGTGGGTGTGCTGCTTTAGAAGATGGTGTTGTTCTAGCTAGGTGCCTCGCCGAGGCCTTGAAGAAGGAGTTAAATGTGGAaggtaaagagagagagagagaagaatacAAGAGGGTTGAAATGGGGTTGAAAAAATACGCAGCGGAGAGGAGATGGAGAAGTTTTGAGCTCATAAGCACTGCTTATATTGTTGGTGCTATACAACAAAGTGATggaaaaataatgaacatcTTGAGAGATGCAATTGTGGCTAAATTTCTTGCTGGATTGCTACTAAAGAAAGCTGATTTTGATTGTGGAAAGCTCAATATTTCTTGA
- the LOC118040435 gene encoding monooxygenase 2-like isoform X1 codes for MELVEEVVIVGAGIAGLATSLGLHRLGIRSLVLESSAGLRVTGFALTTWTNAWRALDAVGVGHSLRQQHGFLDGVVASSSVVSKPGKQMSFKVKGTIGDHEVRCVRRKLLLEALEKELPDGTIRYSSKVVSIEDSGYLKLVHLADDTIIKTKVLIGGDGVNSVVARYIGFKKPAFSGRSAIRGYADFKVNHGFGSKFLLLLGKGVRSGFLPCDDTTIYWFFTYIPTDQDKELEGNPTEMKQFVLSKLGNVPDHARTCVEITELDSITSSPLRFRHPWEVLWGNISKGNVTVAGDALHPMTPDIGQGGCAALEDGVVLARCLAEALKKELNVEGKEREREEYKRVEMGLKKYAAERRWRSFELISTAYIVGAIQQSDGKIMNILRDAIVAKFLAGLLLKKADFDCGKLNIS; via the exons ATGGAATTAGTTGAAGAAGTGGTGATTGTAGGAGCTGGAATAGCTGGACTTGCAACATCTTTAGGGCTTCACAG GCTTGGAATTCGAAGCTTAGTGTTGGAATCATCAGCCGGTTTGAGGGTCACAGGATTTGCTCTCACAACATGGACTAATGCTTGGAGGGCATTAGATGCTGTTGGTGTAGGTCACTCTCTCCGACAGCAACATGGATTCCTCGATGG AGTAGTTGCTAGCTCTAGTGTTGTGAGCAAACCTGGCAAACAAATGTCTTTTAAGGTCAAAGGGACTAT TGGAGACCATGAGGTTCGTTGCGTGAGAAGAAAATTGTTGCTGGAAGCCCTCGAAAAAGAACTCCCAGATGGTACCATAAGGTACTCCTCCAAGGTGGTTTCTATTGAGGATTCAGGCTACTTAAAGCTGGTGCATCTTGCTGATGATACCATCATCAAAACCAAG GTATTGATTGGTGGTGACGGGGTGAACTCAGTGGTGGCAAGATATATAGGCTTCAAGAAGCCAGCTTTTTCCGGCCGATCAGCTATACGGGGTTATGCAGATTTTAAGGTTAATCATGGCTTTGGCTCCAAGTTCCTGCTGTTACTTGGCAAAGGGGTTCGATCAGGTTTCCTCCCTTGTGATGATACAACTATATACTGGTTTTTCACTTACATTCCCACTGACCAGG ACAAGGAGCTAGAGGGTAACCCAACCGAGATGAAGCAATTTGTGCTGAGCAAACTAGGAAATGTACCTGATCACGCTAGGACATGTGTGGAAATCACTGAGCTAGATAGCATCACGTCATCTCCTTTAAGGTTTAGGCATCCATGGGAGGTTCTATGGGGAAATATAAGTAAAGGCAATGTTACTGTAGCGGGTGATGCTCTCCATCCCATGACACCAGATATTGGCCAGGGTGGGTGTGCTGCTTTAGAAGATGGTGTTGTTCTAGCTAGGTGCCTCGCCGAGGCCTTGAAGAAGGAGTTAAATGTGGAaggtaaagagagagagagagaagaatacAAGAGGGTTGAAATGGGGTTGAAAAAATACGCAGCGGAGAGGAGATGGAGAAGTTTTGAGCTCATAAGCACTGCTTATATTGTTGGTGCTATACAACAAAGTGATggaaaaataatgaacatcTTGAGAGATGCAATTGTGGCTAAATTTCTTGCTGGATTGCTACTAAAGAAAGCTGATTTTGATTGTGGAAAGCTCAATATTTCTTGA